DNA sequence from the Hippoglossus stenolepis isolate QCI-W04-F060 chromosome 17, HSTE1.2, whole genome shotgun sequence genome:
GACGACACCGAGCTGCAGCCGTGGACGACCAACACCCCGACCGgtaactctgctgctgccactgtccTCACATCCTCTATCTACCTGAGGTCCTGttacacctgtgtgtgtgtgtgtgtgtgtgtgtgcagagtgggAGGAGTCAGAGAGTTGGTCCACGACGGACGACATCCACTACGCTTCTCTGGGACGACACAACTGGAGCGAGAGGCCGAGCCGGACGCCACCGGACCAAGACCAGAACCACGTCATCTACTCGTCTGTCATCACCAGAGCTGCTGTTAAACACACACCAgtcctttaaacacacacacacacacacacacacacacacacacccacacacacaccagtcctttaaacacacacacacacacacacacaccacacacacacacacacacacacaacacacacacacacaccagtctaaacacacacacacacacacacacacacacacacacacacacacacacacacacacacacacacacacacacacacaccagtcctttaaacacacacacacacacacacacacacacacacacacacacacacacacacacacacacacacacacacacaccagtcctttaaacacaccaacacacacacacacacacacacctcacacacacacacacacacacacacacacacacacacacacacacacacacagacacacacaccagtcattGGCGAAGGTCATAGTTGGTTAACTTGTTCTGTTCTGATGagcaacagaaataaagaataatctGTAAAGTCGTAATAAAAGTttgtcttctgtcttttcttctttgtaaaATCGTTAGGAAAaaagttcattattattatttatattacattgatttattaaaagtaaatatgatatttatgCTCCTGTTCTtttgaagtttttattttctctaaaacCATCGTGACATTTCTTCGTAAACCACatcagtgaaagaaaaacagagcagtcTCATAACGTGAAGTTTATTTTTGGTTCACATTATTACAGCATAAAAACTTATAACATCAAACTTTGTACTTTGAATGTATAAAAATGATAGAATGACTTTAGCTGCGTTGTGTGGCCCCGACAATCTGTCCAGGACGCGGCAGGTGGCAGTGAAACCGTCTTTCTGCGGTCAGACGATCCCGTTGGGTTTTTGCGACCCTCACTGCCGAGTACGTCACGTCCTTCTCCACCAATCGTGCTGGCCGCTGGCCGGGGGGGCGTGGCTTCAGACTGGAGTAATGGAGCGAGTcgtcctgcagagacacacatcAGCTGTTTCCATGACGACACAAACATCCGAGACGAGAAACTCAAACTGATCAGTTACTGGTGCAGTCACATATTTAAAGGTGCCGGCCGCATGTTCATGTGCCGCagttttaaacttaaaaaaaccaAAGTACGTTTTGTTTCATCACAAAATTAAAGCATGAAACTATACACGGACCTGTGTTatagaggtcaaaggtcaaagatgacatcatcattaACTGCAGCAGGTTGATAAGTCAAAGTGTTGTTGGAATAAGAAGTGAGAAAAAGATGGATCAACAATTAGAGATTATCTCTGATGAGGTTtcggacgtgaaactggaagaacacaaacatctcaggatgaagaagaggagccgtacacgtccggcctcctgctgctctacaggctccgcccctcgcctgtCGAACcacctgctgctctacaggctccgcccctgctgctctacaggctccgcccctcgcctgtCGAACcacctgctgcttcacaggctccgcccctgctgctctacaggctccgcccctcgcctgtCGAACcacctgctgcttcacaggctccgcccctgctgctctacaggctccgcccctcgcctgtCGAACcacctgctgctctacaggctccgcccctgctgctctacaggctccgcccctgctgctctacaggctcatgtttcatgtctgaaaccagTTTTGTGTCAGTGAAATGAAGACGAGGTGAAGAGAGTGAAGCTGAGATCTACTGACCTCTGTGACCCTCGGAGCCGCCGCCCTGCTCCCCGAGCGACAGCTGCAAACAGCTGGTTTACCTGAGGACCAATAGGAGAGGAGCGTGGGTCAGTGATTAAAGCAGTTTGTGCTTTGACGAAGGCACGAGGCTCCGATCCAAACATTTCATCAATGTACCAGTCGTAGAATAAAAACCACTGAAGTGAAACTCAGGTCCTCAGAAGggaaatcaaatataaatgaaatgataaaaagttCAAACCCTCCACAGAAAGTCGTATTTTATTATCAaagtttagttttcattttattttgtctttcactGTCAGAACTGGACTTTgatcaatttatttttctaactCTTACTATTACTCTATTACTCTATTACTCTGGTCCCCTGGTCACACTCTGTGTATAAAGGTCACACCCATAGAAAGCGAAGGTGTTgtaaatgtgaaagtgaaagtgtgaaGGGTCGTGTCCTCTCTCAGTCCGGGTCTCTGGTCCTCTTCTCCCGGGTCGTGTCCTCTCTCAGTCCGGGTCTCCGGTGCTCTTCTCCCGGGTCGTGTCCTCTCTCAGTCCCGGTCTCCGGTCAGCACCATGCCGGACAGCGGCCTGTGTCTCGAGGCTCTGTCCGCTCTGAGCGGCTGTAACGTGGCCTCCACCACCGGCCCCTCTCCGCTCAGTCCGCAGGACTTCGTCAACATCGTGGCCCTCCGGGAGTTTTACAAGCAGCagggcctgcagcagctggagtaCCCGGGGGTCGGAGCTCTGTCCCTGGAGGAGCGGGAGGACCCGGAACTGTACAGCTCCCCGCCGGCACTGACTGATGCCCCGGGGCCGCAGGAGAGTCTGAGGGCGTCGGTGAAGATCAACCTGCAGGAGTTCTTCCATCCTAAGTTCAACTACGACTTCACTTCCgtgcaggtgagagagagagagagagagagagagagagagagagagagaggagagagagagagagagagagagagagagagagggagagagggagagagagagagagagagaggagagaggagagagagagagagagagagagagagagagagagagagagagagagggagagagggagagagagagagagagagagagagagagagagagagggagagagggagagagagagagagagagagagagggagagagagagagagagagagagagagggagagagggagagagagagagagagggagagagagggagagagagagagagagagagagggagagagggagagagagagagagagagagagagagagagagagagggagagagagagagagagagagagagagggagagagagagagagagagagagagggagagagagagagagagagagagagagagagagagagagagagagagggagagaggagagagagagagagagagagagagaggaggagagagagagagagaggagagagagagagaggagagagagagagagagagagagagagagagagagagagagagagagagagagagagagagagagagagagagagagagtgtgtttttgaacttagtttaatatttgaatctctttcatttgttattgttgttgacATCGTCTGAACTGATCTCTGTTGACCTCTGTTGACCTCTGTTGACCTCTAGGATGGCAACACCGTGTTCCTGAGGGGTAACGAGCGATACTTTCGTCCCTGTGGGTGGAACCGCGTCGCCCTACGCGTCAAACAGAAGTACGACGGTAACGACTGCTGGCTCGGGACAGGTAAGGACGCCTGGCCTGTCTCTTACCACGCCCCCAACATGGACGGCTCCCTCGGCATCATCCTGACCCACGACGGGAGCCTGGGGCACGAACCCGGGTTTCTGGACGCCGCCGCAGCATCTCTGACCGCCGGTTTCACCAAGGGCAGAGGAGTGTACTCCACGCCAGACATCAAGATGGCGGAGAAATATTGCAAGGTGTTCAAGTCCAAAGTGGACGGGAAGATGTACAAGGTGGTTCTTCAGAACCGCATCAACCCGGAGAACAGGAAGAAGTGTCAGAGAGAAGACGTGTGGTTGGTTTACGTCCCCGAAGGGTCCAACCCCATCCAGACCAGGGCCATCGTGCAGGAGTCCATCCGTCCCTACGGGCTGCTGCTGAAGCAGCTGTAGAAACACGACGACCACGATTCAACGTCTGATCCACAACACGAGAACCGCAACAAGAACATCTCTCAGTCGAGTTCCCACCTCCAACGTCCTTTCAATTCTGAAAACCAGTCCTCCAAATAGATCTGACtagtttcatcaagatccaagaaaaaccacatccttctaccaagtcgACTGGAGATCAACAGAACACAAAGTGGGAAACGCTGCTGCTTCCGATTGGTCAGCCTGCGGTCACATGACCAGAAGAAACACGGCCCTGTTCCCTAACCCTGTATTTTACGAAGTCTTTGATTTTATTAGAAGTTATTaagatgtttcctgtttcttctgtttctgtccaATCACGTTGCTCTAAACTTAATGTGATGGTTTTTAGTCGTAAACATGGTGATAAATGATCTTCATACTTTATTGTGAAAAGACTCACAATTCCTGAACCTTCAAATCCTGTTGTGGTCAAATTGATAATTTTcctcatcatttttattttttaaatcaactatTCCTGTCAATAAATTTCTTCTTTCTGAAAACAGATGAGcgttgattttttattttatttatttatt
Encoded proteins:
- the LOC124855050 gene encoding uncharacterized protein LOC124855050, producing MPDSGLCLEALSALSGCNVASTTGPSPLSPQDFVNIVALREFYKQQGLQQLEYPGVGALSLEEREDPELYSSPPALTDAPGPQESLRASVKINLQEFFHPKFNYDFTSVQDGNTVFLRGNERYFRPCGWNRVALRVKQKYDGNDCWLGTGKDAWPVSYHAPNMDGSLGIILTHDGSLGHEPGFLDAAAASLTAGFTKGRGVYSTPDIKMAEKYCKVFKSKVDGKMYKVVLQNRINPENRKKCQREDVWLVYVPEGSNPIQTRAIVQESIRPYGLLLKQL